The proteins below are encoded in one region of Plutella xylostella chromosome 13, ilPluXylo3.1, whole genome shotgun sequence:
- the LOC105389504 gene encoding uncharacterized protein LOC105389504 isoform X3, which translates to MTSETIRSVGFIPQNEKTSHTPFPIKAQSRVSSQVTKKSEPACSEPMGVRQNPWTPTKRRGPIAAEAASPGPAVVCLPTLIGKPPQESRRSRAPAFTFGHKLDPPGSASSKVGPGPASYNTEGMTSKAPNVYSMPPVLGEAREGSKRAAPAFSITGRGKDIENKSPMPGPGTYTTEKGEAALSRRPPAFTMAPRRDAKPATAAVPGPGVYCPERALRDKSPRYTITGKGYRVVKIEQVPAPNAYNPEKADKILRSKSPAYSFRTKSEIVKVNNAPAPNIYSPEKSYHSLGNGPKYTLAGKGAAEKHEITPAPNSYNWQKADKIIRGSSPAFTMRAKETTEKIEQTPGPNMYAPEKSMHMMNGGPKFTLAGKGGSTKLSETPAPNSYDPQKADKVLHSNSPSYSFRTKEQIIISSESPAPNVYAPEKSMHMLDSAPKFSISGKGHSTKIQETPGPNAYCPEKADKVLHDSSPSYSFRTKDQMHKTESTPAPNVYSPEKSMHMLDGAPKYTMLGKGKDAKIEYVPAPNAYCLDKADKILHDSSPAYSFRPKLPMDKCNETPGPNVYDPRILDGNPKFSMYGKVLDAKPSDTPGPNAYNPHLLNGTPKYTMCGRGPEGKPSDTPGPNSYDPHLPNGTPKFTISGRGLDGKPSDTPGPNAYNPHLLDGTPKYTIAGKGHDNKLPDTPGPNAYNPHLPDGTPKFSISGRGPEGKPSDTPGPNAYDPHMPDGTPKYTISGKGPEGKPSDTPGPNVYNPHLPDGTPKFTISGRGPDGKPSDTPGPNAYDPHLPDGTPKYTMSGKGPEGKPSDTPGPNAYNPHLPDGTPKYTISGKGPEGKPSDTPGPNAYNPHLPDGTPKFTISGRGPEGKPSDTPGPNAYDPHLPDGTPKYTISGRGPEGKPSDTPGPNVYDPHLPNGTPSYTMAGRGPDGKPSDTPGPNTYNPHLPDGTPKYTISGRGPEGKVSDTPGPNVYDPHLPDGTPKYTIAGRGHDGKPSDTPGPNAYNPHLVDGTPKYTMAGRGPDDKPSNTPGPNSYDPSKYEYMLDGSPKYSFGTKRPVIKPFNYPAPNAYSPEKANDSIYEHHPSYSFRPVIHDALIFNTPAPNAYDVEKANKNLLDNAPRYSFRIKTKPHKPDDVPAPNSYNPDKADKVLMTSAPQYTFRIKPNLLKVTDTPAPNSYTLPTPVKTPLYTISGRHKEPIDERLKVPAPGTYSPEKGTKFVLTYSPQYTFGVKLTTNKYAETPAPNAYRIPSVLDSPVYTISGRHKVPVDDRVKVPAPGTYSPEKVQINRTPQITFGIKHSPLLGQLKPIERPRSTIDSSENTRKTVNTTRVYQSNETVHDNDSGKLTNGGQISNNVSAQRIVSEANESSNTIHSTRVTQIRADTDIRSSTATPEPVQETLTQEIVWVPEKPVRRGSYTIEKSDMSNFLERYEDSGVVPVENGVVKTAISAERGAACSEESDSKVIRREGFEQNVQRNVKNASAHEKSQVSTEEVRSGTDVQHLPNGGISKTTTTTTVKKIGTTAKIANASTSVIRTSTAVTSRDVGAK; encoded by the exons ATGACTTCAGAAACGATTCGCTCTGTAGGATTTATTCCTCAGAATGAAAAA ACTTCACACACGCCGTTTCCCATAAAGGCCCAGTCCAGAGTGTCTTCCCAAGTGACCAAGAAGTCTGAACCCGCTTGCTCTGAGCCGATGGGCGTTCGGCAGAACCCGTGGACTCCCACCAAGAGACGCGGGCCCATCGCCGCTGAAGCCGCCAGCCCCGGCCCAGCTGTTGTGTGCCTCCCTACCCTTATTG gtaaGCCCCCACAAGAGTCCCGAAGGTCCAGAGCCCCCGCGTTCACCTTCGGCCACAAGCTCGACCCCCCAGGCTCGGCCAGCTCCAAGGTCGGCCCGGGACCCGCGTCCTACAACACCGAGGGAATGACCTCTAAAG CACCGAACGTGTATTCGATGCCGCCAGTTCTCGGCGAAGCTCGCGAGGGGAGCAagcgcgccgcccccgccttCAGCATCACAGGGCGAGGCAAGGACATAGAGAACAAGTCCCCCATGCCCGGCCCCGGCACTTACACCACCGAGAAGGGGGAAGCCGCTCTCAGTAGGAGGCCTCCCGCCTTCACCATGGCTCCGCGAAGGGATGCGAAGCCGGCCACGGCAGCGGTTCCTGGCCCTGGGGTGTACTGTCCTGAAAGG GCTCTGCGCGATAAGTCACCGAGATATACAATTACCGGAAAAGGATACCGGGTTGTTAAAATTGAACAAGTGCCTGCTCCTAATGCTTACAATCCCGAAAAGGCAGATAAAATACTACGATCTAAATCTCCCGCATATTCTTTTAGAACCAAATCAGAAattgtaaaagtaaataatgcACCTGCACCGAATATTTACTCACCAGAAAAGTCGTACCATTCATTGGGTAATGGGCCCAAATATACGCTAGCTGGCAAGGGAGCAGCTGAAAAGCATGAAATAACTCCAGCTCCAAACAGCTACAACTGGCAAAAAGCTGATAAGATTATACGCGGAAGCTCACCTGCATTCACAATGAGAGCAAAAGAAACGACCGAGAAAATTGAACAGACTCCAGGTCCTAATATGTATGCTCCTGAAAAATCTATGCATATGATGAACGGAGGTCCTAAGTTCACATTAGCAGGAAAAGGTGGAAGCACGAAACTCAGCGAAACGCCGGCGCCTAACAGCTACGATCCACAAAAAGCAGATAAAGTTCTTCATTCGAATTCACCTTCATATTCTTTTAGAACAAAAGAACAGATCATTATTTCTAGTGAATCACCAGCACCAAATGTGTATGCTCCAGAAAAATCTATGCACATGTTAGATAGTGCCCCGAAATTTAGCATTAGTGGAAAAGGACATTCGACAAAAATTCAAGAAACACCGGGACCAAATGCTTACTGTCCTGAAAAAGCTGATAAAGTTTTGCATGATTCTTCACCATCCTATTCATTTAGAACAAAGGATCAAATGCATAAGACTGAGTCCACCCCTGCCCCTAACGTTTACTCTCCAGAGAAGAGCATGCATATGTTGGATGGAGCACCTAAATACACCATGTTAGGAAAAGGAAAGGATGCAAAAATCGAATATGTCCCTGCCCCAAATGCTTACTGTTTAGATAAAGCAGACAAAATACTTCACGACTCTTCACCTGCTTACTCATTTAGACCCAAACTTCCAATGGATAAATGTAACGAAACACCGGGACCAAATGTTTATGATCCTAGAATTCTTGACGGAAACCCTAAATTCAGTATGTATGGAAAAGTTCTCGATGCTAAGCCATCAGACACACCTGGACCTAATGCATATAATCCTCACCTACTGAATGGAACTCCAAAATATACAATGTGTGGGAGAGGGCCGGAAGGGAAACCTTCAGATACGCCGGGGCCTAATTCATATGACCCTCATCTTCCTAATGGAACCCCTAAATTTACTATTTCTGGAAGAGGTTTAGATGGAAAACCATCCGACACTCCTGGTCCTAACGCATACAACCCCCATTTGCTAGACGGAACGCCAAAGTATACGATAGCTGGAAAAGGGCATGATAATAAACTACCTGACACTCCAGGACCAAATGCCTACAACCCTCATCTTCCTGATGGAACTCCTAAATTTTCAATTTCTGGGAGAGGGCCAGAAGGAAAACCTTCTGACACACCCGGACCTAATGCTTATGATCCTCATATGCCCGATGGAACTCCTAAATATACCATTTCTGGGAAAGGACCCGAAGGGAAGCCTTCCGACACACCTGGACCTAATGTATACAATCCGCATCTTCCTGATGGAACGCCTAAATTTACTATTTCTGGGAGAGGTCCAGATGGAAAACCTTCGGATACACCTGGACCAAATGCTTATGATCCCCATCTTCCCGATGGAACTCCTAAATATACCATGTCAGGGAAAGGACCAGAAGGGAAACCATCTGACACACCTGGACCTAATGCTTATAATCCACATCTTCCTGATGGAACTCCTAAATATACTATTTCAGGGAAAGGTCCAGAAGGAAAACCTTCTGACACACCTGGACCTAATGCTTATAATCCACATCTTCCCGATGGAACTCCTAAATTTACTATTTCTGGGAGAGGTCCAGAAGGAAAACCTTCGGACACCCCTGGACCTAATGCTTATGATCCTCATCTACCCGATGGCACTCCTAAATATACTATCTCTGGGAGAGGACCAGAAGGAAAACCTTCTGATACACCAGGGCCTAATGTTTATGACCCACACCTTCCTAATGGAACGCCATCTTATACCATGGCTGGCCGAGGCCCCGATGGTAAACCATCCGACACTCCTGGACCCAATACTTACAATCCTCATCTACCTGATGGAACTCCGAAATACACAATATCTGGAAGAGGGCCAGAAGGAAAAGTATCAGATACGCCTGGACCTAATGTCTACGACCCTCATCTACCTGACGGAACGCCAAAGTACACAATAGCTGGCAGAGGACATGATGGTAAACCATCCGACACACCCGGACCTAACGCTTACAATCCCCACCTAGTAGATGGAACCCCTAAGTACACTATGGCTGGAAGAGGACCAGACGACAAGCCATCGAATACTCCTGGACCGAACTCATATGATCCAAGCAAGTACGAGTATATGTTAGATGGTTCACCTAAATATAGTTTCGGAACAAAGAGGCCGGTTATCAAACCATTTAATTATCCAGCGCCAAATGCCTACAGCCCCGAAAAGGCTAACGACTCCATATATGAACACCATCCATCCTACAGTTTCCGTCCTGTGATTCATGATGCATTAATTTTCAACACACCCGCACCAAACGCATACGACGTTGAAAAAGCTAACAAAAATCTTTTGGACAATGCCCCTCGATACTCATTTAGAATAAAGACGAAACCCCACAAGCCTGATGATGTGCCGGCGCCCAACAGCTATAACCCTGATAAGGCTGATAAAGTCCTGATGACAAGTGCTCCTCAATACACTTTCAGAATTAAGCCTAATCTTCTAAAAGTTACGGACACTCCTG CTCCCAATTCCTACACCCTTCCTACACCAGTAAAGACTCCTCTGTACACGATTTCTGGTAGACACAAGGAGCCCATAGATGAGAGACTGAAGGTGCCAGCCCCCGGAACATACAGCCCTGAGAAGGGAACAAAATTTGTTCTAACTTACTCACCGCAGTACACATTTGGAGTAAAACTTACAACTAACAAATACGCCGAAACTCCAG CTCCAAACGCCTACCGTATTCCGTCCGTATTAGATTCCCCTGTGTACACGATATCGGGACGTCATAAAGTTCCCGTGGACGACCGTGTCAAAGTACCGGCTCCTGGTACCTACTCTCCAGAAAAG GTACAGATTAATAGAACACCGCAGATAACATTTGGAATAAAACACTCTCCACTTTTGGGTCAGTTGAAACCAATCGAACGTCCCCGATCTACCATCGATAGCAGTGAAAATACACGCAAAACGGTAAACACCACCAGAGTTTACCAGAGTAATGAAACTGTCCATGACAATGATTCTGGCAAGCTAACCAACGGTGGTCAAATATCTAATAATGTAAGCGCACAAAGGATAGTTAGTGAAGCAAACGAGTCCTCGAACACAATCCACAGTACACGCGTGACACAGATAAGAGCTGATACTGATATCAGGAGCTCTACTGCCACCCCGGAGCCCGTGCAGGAGACTTTGACCCAGGAAATAGTGTGGGTTCCAGAGAAACCAGTGCGACGTGGCTCGTACACTATCGAGAAATCTGACATGTCCAACTTTTTAGAACGGTATGAAGACAGTGGCGTGGTGCCAGTAGAGAACGGTGTGGTGAAGACTGCAATCAGTGCCGAAAGAGGCGCAGCTTGCTCTGAAGAATCAGATAGCAAAGTGATTCGTCGAGAAGGATTTGAACAAAACGTTCAGCGTAATGTCAAGAATGCCAGCGCTCATGAGAAATCTCAAGTGAGCACGGAGGAGGTGCGTTCTGGTACTGATGTTCAACATCTTCCCAACGGGGGTATCTCTAAAACGACTACCACGACTACAGTGAAGAAGATTGGTACCACGGCCAAGATTGCTAATGCCTCAACGTCCGTCATACGCACGTCCACCGCCGTGACATCTCGCGATGTTGGAGCAAAGTGA
- the LOC105389504 gene encoding uncharacterized protein LOC105389504 isoform X1: MTSETIRSVGFIPQNEKTSHTPFPIKAQSRVSSQVTKKSEPACSEPMGVRQNPWTPTKRRGPIAAEAASPGPAVVCLPTLIGKPPQESRRSRAPAFTFGHKLDPPGSASSKVGPGPASYNTEGMTSKGRAMGPSVSLHGRWPPPRVEPTPAPCDYEPVKASKAVLEHAPAFSIGLRVVPPQPMLKTPAPNVYSMPPVLGEAREGSKRAAPAFSITGRGKDIENKSPMPGPGTYTTEKGEAALSRRPPAFTMAPRRDAKPATAAVPGPGVYCPERALRDKSPRYTITGKGYRVVKIEQVPAPNAYNPEKADKILRSKSPAYSFRTKSEIVKVNNAPAPNIYSPEKSYHSLGNGPKYTLAGKGAAEKHEITPAPNSYNWQKADKIIRGSSPAFTMRAKETTEKIEQTPGPNMYAPEKSMHMMNGGPKFTLAGKGGSTKLSETPAPNSYDPQKADKVLHSNSPSYSFRTKEQIIISSESPAPNVYAPEKSMHMLDSAPKFSISGKGHSTKIQETPGPNAYCPEKADKVLHDSSPSYSFRTKDQMHKTESTPAPNVYSPEKSMHMLDGAPKYTMLGKGKDAKIEYVPAPNAYCLDKADKILHDSSPAYSFRPKLPMDKCNETPGPNVYDPRILDGNPKFSMYGKVLDAKPSDTPGPNAYNPHLLNGTPKYTMCGRGPEGKPSDTPGPNSYDPHLPNGTPKFTISGRGLDGKPSDTPGPNAYNPHLLDGTPKYTIAGKGHDNKLPDTPGPNAYNPHLPDGTPKFSISGRGPEGKPSDTPGPNAYDPHMPDGTPKYTISGKGPEGKPSDTPGPNVYNPHLPDGTPKFTISGRGPDGKPSDTPGPNAYDPHLPDGTPKYTMSGKGPEGKPSDTPGPNAYNPHLPDGTPKYTISGKGPEGKPSDTPGPNAYNPHLPDGTPKFTISGRGPEGKPSDTPGPNAYDPHLPDGTPKYTISGRGPEGKPSDTPGPNVYDPHLPNGTPSYTMAGRGPDGKPSDTPGPNTYNPHLPDGTPKYTISGRGPEGKVSDTPGPNVYDPHLPDGTPKYTIAGRGHDGKPSDTPGPNAYNPHLVDGTPKYTMAGRGPDDKPSNTPGPNSYDPSKYEYMLDGSPKYSFGTKRPVIKPFNYPAPNAYSPEKANDSIYEHHPSYSFRPVIHDALIFNTPAPNAYDVEKANKNLLDNAPRYSFRIKTKPHKPDDVPAPNSYNPDKADKVLMTSAPQYTFRIKPNLLKVTDTPAPNSYTLPTPVKTPLYTISGRHKEPIDERLKVPAPGTYSPEKGTKFVLTYSPQYTFGVKLTTNKYAETPAPNAYRIPSVLDSPVYTISGRHKVPVDDRVKVPAPGTYSPEKVQINRTPQITFGIKHSPLLGQLKPIERPRSTIDSSENTRKTVNTTRVYQSNETVHDNDSGKLTNGGQISNNVSAQRIVSEANESSNTIHSTRVTQIRADTDIRSSTATPEPVQETLTQEIVWVPEKPVRRGSYTIEKSDMSNFLERYEDSGVVPVENGVVKTAISAERGAACSEESDSKVIRREGFEQNVQRNVKNASAHEKSQVSTEEVRSGTDVQHLPNGGISKTTTTTTVKKIGTTAKIANASTSVIRTSTAVTSRDVGAK, from the exons ATGACTTCAGAAACGATTCGCTCTGTAGGATTTATTCCTCAGAATGAAAAA ACTTCACACACGCCGTTTCCCATAAAGGCCCAGTCCAGAGTGTCTTCCCAAGTGACCAAGAAGTCTGAACCCGCTTGCTCTGAGCCGATGGGCGTTCGGCAGAACCCGTGGACTCCCACCAAGAGACGCGGGCCCATCGCCGCTGAAGCCGCCAGCCCCGGCCCAGCTGTTGTGTGCCTCCCTACCCTTATTG gtaaGCCCCCACAAGAGTCCCGAAGGTCCAGAGCCCCCGCGTTCACCTTCGGCCACAAGCTCGACCCCCCAGGCTCGGCCAGCTCCAAGGTCGGCCCGGGACCCGCGTCCTACAACACCGAGGGAATGACCTCTAAAG GGCGAGCGATGGGCCCGTCAGTGTCGCTACACGGGCGCTGGCCGCCGCCCCGAGTGGAGCCCACCCCCGCCCCCTGCGACTACGAGCCAGTGAAGGCCTCCAAGGCCGTCCTAGAGCACGCTCCAGCATTCTCCATAGGACTGCGGGTGGTCCCGCCCCAGCCCATGCTGAAGACGCCAG CACCGAACGTGTATTCGATGCCGCCAGTTCTCGGCGAAGCTCGCGAGGGGAGCAagcgcgccgcccccgccttCAGCATCACAGGGCGAGGCAAGGACATAGAGAACAAGTCCCCCATGCCCGGCCCCGGCACTTACACCACCGAGAAGGGGGAAGCCGCTCTCAGTAGGAGGCCTCCCGCCTTCACCATGGCTCCGCGAAGGGATGCGAAGCCGGCCACGGCAGCGGTTCCTGGCCCTGGGGTGTACTGTCCTGAAAGG GCTCTGCGCGATAAGTCACCGAGATATACAATTACCGGAAAAGGATACCGGGTTGTTAAAATTGAACAAGTGCCTGCTCCTAATGCTTACAATCCCGAAAAGGCAGATAAAATACTACGATCTAAATCTCCCGCATATTCTTTTAGAACCAAATCAGAAattgtaaaagtaaataatgcACCTGCACCGAATATTTACTCACCAGAAAAGTCGTACCATTCATTGGGTAATGGGCCCAAATATACGCTAGCTGGCAAGGGAGCAGCTGAAAAGCATGAAATAACTCCAGCTCCAAACAGCTACAACTGGCAAAAAGCTGATAAGATTATACGCGGAAGCTCACCTGCATTCACAATGAGAGCAAAAGAAACGACCGAGAAAATTGAACAGACTCCAGGTCCTAATATGTATGCTCCTGAAAAATCTATGCATATGATGAACGGAGGTCCTAAGTTCACATTAGCAGGAAAAGGTGGAAGCACGAAACTCAGCGAAACGCCGGCGCCTAACAGCTACGATCCACAAAAAGCAGATAAAGTTCTTCATTCGAATTCACCTTCATATTCTTTTAGAACAAAAGAACAGATCATTATTTCTAGTGAATCACCAGCACCAAATGTGTATGCTCCAGAAAAATCTATGCACATGTTAGATAGTGCCCCGAAATTTAGCATTAGTGGAAAAGGACATTCGACAAAAATTCAAGAAACACCGGGACCAAATGCTTACTGTCCTGAAAAAGCTGATAAAGTTTTGCATGATTCTTCACCATCCTATTCATTTAGAACAAAGGATCAAATGCATAAGACTGAGTCCACCCCTGCCCCTAACGTTTACTCTCCAGAGAAGAGCATGCATATGTTGGATGGAGCACCTAAATACACCATGTTAGGAAAAGGAAAGGATGCAAAAATCGAATATGTCCCTGCCCCAAATGCTTACTGTTTAGATAAAGCAGACAAAATACTTCACGACTCTTCACCTGCTTACTCATTTAGACCCAAACTTCCAATGGATAAATGTAACGAAACACCGGGACCAAATGTTTATGATCCTAGAATTCTTGACGGAAACCCTAAATTCAGTATGTATGGAAAAGTTCTCGATGCTAAGCCATCAGACACACCTGGACCTAATGCATATAATCCTCACCTACTGAATGGAACTCCAAAATATACAATGTGTGGGAGAGGGCCGGAAGGGAAACCTTCAGATACGCCGGGGCCTAATTCATATGACCCTCATCTTCCTAATGGAACCCCTAAATTTACTATTTCTGGAAGAGGTTTAGATGGAAAACCATCCGACACTCCTGGTCCTAACGCATACAACCCCCATTTGCTAGACGGAACGCCAAAGTATACGATAGCTGGAAAAGGGCATGATAATAAACTACCTGACACTCCAGGACCAAATGCCTACAACCCTCATCTTCCTGATGGAACTCCTAAATTTTCAATTTCTGGGAGAGGGCCAGAAGGAAAACCTTCTGACACACCCGGACCTAATGCTTATGATCCTCATATGCCCGATGGAACTCCTAAATATACCATTTCTGGGAAAGGACCCGAAGGGAAGCCTTCCGACACACCTGGACCTAATGTATACAATCCGCATCTTCCTGATGGAACGCCTAAATTTACTATTTCTGGGAGAGGTCCAGATGGAAAACCTTCGGATACACCTGGACCAAATGCTTATGATCCCCATCTTCCCGATGGAACTCCTAAATATACCATGTCAGGGAAAGGACCAGAAGGGAAACCATCTGACACACCTGGACCTAATGCTTATAATCCACATCTTCCTGATGGAACTCCTAAATATACTATTTCAGGGAAAGGTCCAGAAGGAAAACCTTCTGACACACCTGGACCTAATGCTTATAATCCACATCTTCCCGATGGAACTCCTAAATTTACTATTTCTGGGAGAGGTCCAGAAGGAAAACCTTCGGACACCCCTGGACCTAATGCTTATGATCCTCATCTACCCGATGGCACTCCTAAATATACTATCTCTGGGAGAGGACCAGAAGGAAAACCTTCTGATACACCAGGGCCTAATGTTTATGACCCACACCTTCCTAATGGAACGCCATCTTATACCATGGCTGGCCGAGGCCCCGATGGTAAACCATCCGACACTCCTGGACCCAATACTTACAATCCTCATCTACCTGATGGAACTCCGAAATACACAATATCTGGAAGAGGGCCAGAAGGAAAAGTATCAGATACGCCTGGACCTAATGTCTACGACCCTCATCTACCTGACGGAACGCCAAAGTACACAATAGCTGGCAGAGGACATGATGGTAAACCATCCGACACACCCGGACCTAACGCTTACAATCCCCACCTAGTAGATGGAACCCCTAAGTACACTATGGCTGGAAGAGGACCAGACGACAAGCCATCGAATACTCCTGGACCGAACTCATATGATCCAAGCAAGTACGAGTATATGTTAGATGGTTCACCTAAATATAGTTTCGGAACAAAGAGGCCGGTTATCAAACCATTTAATTATCCAGCGCCAAATGCCTACAGCCCCGAAAAGGCTAACGACTCCATATATGAACACCATCCATCCTACAGTTTCCGTCCTGTGATTCATGATGCATTAATTTTCAACACACCCGCACCAAACGCATACGACGTTGAAAAAGCTAACAAAAATCTTTTGGACAATGCCCCTCGATACTCATTTAGAATAAAGACGAAACCCCACAAGCCTGATGATGTGCCGGCGCCCAACAGCTATAACCCTGATAAGGCTGATAAAGTCCTGATGACAAGTGCTCCTCAATACACTTTCAGAATTAAGCCTAATCTTCTAAAAGTTACGGACACTCCTG CTCCCAATTCCTACACCCTTCCTACACCAGTAAAGACTCCTCTGTACACGATTTCTGGTAGACACAAGGAGCCCATAGATGAGAGACTGAAGGTGCCAGCCCCCGGAACATACAGCCCTGAGAAGGGAACAAAATTTGTTCTAACTTACTCACCGCAGTACACATTTGGAGTAAAACTTACAACTAACAAATACGCCGAAACTCCAG CTCCAAACGCCTACCGTATTCCGTCCGTATTAGATTCCCCTGTGTACACGATATCGGGACGTCATAAAGTTCCCGTGGACGACCGTGTCAAAGTACCGGCTCCTGGTACCTACTCTCCAGAAAAG GTACAGATTAATAGAACACCGCAGATAACATTTGGAATAAAACACTCTCCACTTTTGGGTCAGTTGAAACCAATCGAACGTCCCCGATCTACCATCGATAGCAGTGAAAATACACGCAAAACGGTAAACACCACCAGAGTTTACCAGAGTAATGAAACTGTCCATGACAATGATTCTGGCAAGCTAACCAACGGTGGTCAAATATCTAATAATGTAAGCGCACAAAGGATAGTTAGTGAAGCAAACGAGTCCTCGAACACAATCCACAGTACACGCGTGACACAGATAAGAGCTGATACTGATATCAGGAGCTCTACTGCCACCCCGGAGCCCGTGCAGGAGACTTTGACCCAGGAAATAGTGTGGGTTCCAGAGAAACCAGTGCGACGTGGCTCGTACACTATCGAGAAATCTGACATGTCCAACTTTTTAGAACGGTATGAAGACAGTGGCGTGGTGCCAGTAGAGAACGGTGTGGTGAAGACTGCAATCAGTGCCGAAAGAGGCGCAGCTTGCTCTGAAGAATCAGATAGCAAAGTGATTCGTCGAGAAGGATTTGAACAAAACGTTCAGCGTAATGTCAAGAATGCCAGCGCTCATGAGAAATCTCAAGTGAGCACGGAGGAGGTGCGTTCTGGTACTGATGTTCAACATCTTCCCAACGGGGGTATCTCTAAAACGACTACCACGACTACAGTGAAGAAGATTGGTACCACGGCCAAGATTGCTAATGCCTCAACGTCCGTCATACGCACGTCCACCGCCGTGACATCTCGCGATGTTGGAGCAAAGTGA